In Actinomycetota bacterium, a single genomic region encodes these proteins:
- a CDS encoding NUDIX hydrolase, whose product MPDSSRSARRPARGRRLIRVEETSAGGLVVDRSGGTPRAALIARHDRRGRLVWSLPKGHLEAGETAEDAAVREVEEETGIRGRVLAPLGTIDFWFVVEDRRVHKTVHHYLLEAAGGELSDADVEVVEVAWVPLDELAGRLGYDDERELVSRAPGLLADAG is encoded by the coding sequence ATGCCCGATTCGTCCCGGTCCGCGCGCCGGCCGGCGCGGGGCAGGCGACTGATCCGGGTCGAGGAGACGTCGGCCGGCGGCCTCGTCGTCGACCGCAGCGGCGGGACGCCACGGGCGGCGCTCATCGCCCGGCACGACCGGCGCGGCCGGCTGGTCTGGTCGCTGCCGAAGGGCCACCTCGAGGCCGGCGAGACCGCCGAGGACGCCGCGGTCCGGGAGGTCGAGGAGGAGACCGGGATCCGCGGCCGGGTGTTGGCCCCGCTGGGAACCATCGACTTCTGGTTCGTCGTCGAAGACCGACGGGTGCACAAGACCGTGCACCACTACCTGCTCGAGGCCGCCGGCGGCGAGCTGTCCGATGCCGACGTCGAGGTGGTCGAAGTGGCGTGGGTCCCGCTCGACGAGCTGGCCGGCCGACTGGGGTACGACGACGAGCGCGAACTGGTGTCCCGCGCGCCCGGGCTGCTGGCCGACGCCGGATGA
- the murJ gene encoding murein biosynthesis integral membrane protein MurJ has translation MTNLLRSSAVMAAGTVASRLTGVGRSIVIVAALGFFPVADAFALGNTLPNIIYILVIGGALNAVFVPQLVRHMASDADDGAGYADRLLTVVGVALLALSAAAVLFAPWIVDLYTPNDYDASQLDLATAFARYCLPQIFFYGLFTMLSQVLNARERFAMPMFAPIVNNAVAIATFGIFLVVVGPVSSTDQDLTSGQAALLGIGTTLGVAAQAAVLVPVLWRAGYHYRPRFDWRGVGLGKAGRLAAWTVGLVLVNQAAYVVVTRLATQANVDAAAAANTPGGLATYQTAHLIFILPHSVITVSVVTALLPALSRKAHERLYAAVSVDLGYAMRLVAAFIVPLAAVLVVTGPWVAELLFGYGAASGPQAELLGTVVSVFMLGLIPFTLFYVLLRGFYALEDTRTPFWLTVVLNAVNLALAVPLFAAVATGPAKIESLALAYVLAYWVALVVTWAVLARRLGGLHTAATVAAVARMALAAGVALAVMAGTQWGLRHAAWSGKVALLVDLVVVAAVGAASYLVAARVLRITEVGAVLHIVTRRLPGRARG, from the coding sequence ATGACGAACCTGTTGCGCTCCAGCGCCGTCATGGCGGCGGGCACCGTCGCGTCGCGGCTCACCGGCGTCGGGCGCAGCATCGTCATCGTCGCCGCCCTCGGCTTCTTCCCGGTCGCCGACGCGTTCGCGCTGGGCAACACGCTGCCGAACATCATCTACATCCTCGTGATCGGCGGGGCCCTCAACGCCGTCTTCGTGCCACAGCTGGTGCGCCACATGGCATCCGACGCCGACGACGGTGCCGGCTACGCCGACCGGCTGCTGACCGTCGTCGGGGTGGCGCTGTTAGCGCTGTCGGCCGCCGCGGTGCTGTTCGCGCCGTGGATAGTGGACCTCTACACCCCCAACGACTACGACGCGTCACAACTGGACCTGGCAACGGCGTTCGCCCGGTACTGCCTGCCGCAGATCTTCTTCTACGGCCTGTTCACGATGCTGTCGCAGGTCCTCAACGCCCGTGAACGATTCGCGATGCCGATGTTCGCTCCGATCGTGAACAACGCCGTCGCCATCGCCACGTTCGGGATCTTCCTGGTCGTGGTGGGGCCGGTCAGCAGCACCGACCAGGACCTGACCAGCGGCCAGGCAGCGCTGCTGGGCATCGGGACGACCCTGGGCGTCGCGGCCCAGGCCGCCGTCCTGGTCCCGGTGCTGTGGCGCGCGGGCTACCACTACCGTCCCCGATTCGACTGGCGCGGTGTGGGTTTGGGCAAGGCGGGCCGGCTCGCGGCCTGGACGGTCGGGCTGGTGCTGGTGAACCAGGCGGCGTACGTCGTGGTGACCCGGCTGGCTACCCAGGCAAACGTCGACGCCGCTGCGGCAGCGAACACCCCCGGCGGGCTGGCGACGTACCAGACCGCGCACCTGATCTTCATCCTGCCGCACAGCGTGATCACGGTGTCGGTGGTGACCGCGCTGCTGCCGGCGTTGTCGCGCAAGGCGCATGAGCGGCTGTACGCCGCGGTCTCGGTCGACCTCGGCTACGCGATGCGCCTGGTCGCCGCGTTCATCGTGCCGCTGGCCGCGGTCCTGGTCGTGACCGGACCGTGGGTGGCAGAACTGCTGTTCGGGTACGGCGCCGCGTCCGGGCCGCAGGCTGAGTTGCTCGGCACCGTGGTGTCGGTGTTCATGCTCGGGCTGATCCCGTTCACGTTGTTCTACGTCCTGCTGCGGGGTTTCTACGCCCTGGAGGACACCCGCACGCCGTTCTGGCTGACCGTGGTGCTCAACGCGGTCAACCTGGCGTTGGCCGTGCCGCTGTTCGCCGCGGTCGCCACCGGCCCGGCCAAGATCGAGTCGCTGGCGCTGGCCTACGTGCTGGCCTACTGGGTCGCACTCGTCGTCACGTGGGCGGTTCTCGCGCGCCGGCTCGGCGGCCTGCACACCGCCGCCACGGTCGCCGCCGTGGCACGGATGGCACTGGCTGCCGGCGTCGCCCTGGCGGTGATGGCCGGCACGCAGTGGGGGCTGCGGCACGCCGCTTGGTCGGGCAAGGTCGCGCTGCTCGTCGACCTCGTCGTGGTGGCAGCGGTCGGGGCCGCCAGCTACCTGGTAGCCGCGCGGGTGCTACGGATCACCGAGGTGGGTGCGGTGCTGCACATCGTCACCCGCCGGTTGCCCGGCCGCGCCCGCGGCTGA
- the sigM gene encoding RNA polymerase sigma factor SigM: MYPDAATPDAALLAAHVAGDPDAFAELVRRHRSRLWAVSLRTLGDPEEAADALQDALLSAFRRADSYRGDAQVTTWLHRIVVNACLDRLRRRRARPADPLPDDDGETTRQLVEPRDQVSDSELQWEIVAALAQLPPEQRGAVVLIDVEGYSVEEAAAILQCPTGTVKSRAFRGRAKLATALAHLRNPDGTAAVTRPDRSADVQGGDVAL; encoded by the coding sequence ATGTACCCCGACGCGGCCACCCCCGACGCCGCGCTGCTGGCCGCCCACGTGGCCGGCGACCCCGACGCCTTCGCCGAACTCGTCCGGCGGCATCGATCACGGCTGTGGGCGGTGTCGTTGCGGACCCTCGGCGATCCGGAGGAGGCGGCGGACGCGCTGCAGGACGCCCTGCTGTCGGCCTTCCGCCGCGCGGACAGCTACCGGGGCGACGCCCAGGTCACGACCTGGCTGCACCGGATCGTGGTGAACGCCTGCCTGGACCGGTTGCGCCGCCGCCGGGCCCGGCCGGCGGACCCGTTGCCGGACGACGACGGTGAGACGACCCGGCAACTGGTCGAGCCCCGCGACCAGGTGAGCGACAGCGAGTTGCAGTGGGAGATCGTGGCGGCGCTGGCGCAGTTGCCGCCCGAACAGCGCGGCGCGGTCGTCCTCATCGACGTCGAGGGGTACTCGGTGGAGGAGGCCGCGGCGATCCTGCAGTGCCCGACCGGGACGGTGAAGAGCCGCGCGTTCCGCGGCCGGGCCAAGCTCGCGACCGCGCTGGCGCACCTCCGGAACCCCGACGGGACCGCGGCCGTCACACGACCCGACCGTTCGGCGGATGTGCAGGGAGGTGACGTAGCGCTGTGA
- the trxB gene encoding thioredoxin-disulfide reductase: MSEVGTDQVRSLVIIGSGPAGYTAAIYAARANLHPLVLEGSVTAGGALMNTTEVENFPGFPDGITGPVLMENLRAQAERFGAELITDDAVRVDLTGPVKLVVDGTGREHRAHAVILAMGSGYRELGLPNEKRLAGHGVSWCATCDGFFFRGQHIAVIGGGDSAVEEATFLTRFGDTVTLVHRRDQLRASKIMQDRAFANDKVDVAWNSEVVDVLGDEKVTGLVLRDTVTGATRDLAVTGVFVAIGHDPRSELVRGQVDTDDEGYVLVEGRSTRTNLSGVFACGDLVDHTYRQAVTAAGSGCAAALDAERFLAALDGVAGLVPVGGLAPVEGVGASA, from the coding sequence GTGTCAGAGGTCGGCACCGACCAGGTCCGCAGCCTGGTCATCATCGGATCCGGCCCGGCGGGCTACACCGCGGCGATCTACGCCGCCCGCGCCAACCTGCACCCACTCGTGCTCGAGGGGTCCGTGACCGCCGGCGGGGCGCTGATGAACACCACCGAGGTCGAGAACTTCCCCGGCTTCCCCGACGGCATCACCGGCCCGGTGCTGATGGAGAACCTGCGGGCGCAGGCCGAGCGTTTCGGCGCCGAACTGATCACCGACGACGCCGTACGGGTCGACCTGACCGGTCCGGTCAAGCTCGTCGTCGACGGCACCGGGCGCGAGCATCGCGCTCACGCGGTGATCCTCGCGATGGGGTCGGGCTACCGCGAACTCGGGCTGCCCAACGAGAAGCGGCTGGCCGGCCACGGGGTGTCGTGGTGTGCCACGTGTGACGGCTTCTTCTTCCGCGGCCAGCACATCGCGGTGATCGGCGGCGGCGACTCCGCCGTGGAGGAGGCCACGTTCCTCACCCGGTTCGGTGACACCGTGACGCTGGTGCACCGCCGCGACCAGCTGCGCGCCAGCAAGATCATGCAGGACCGCGCGTTCGCCAACGACAAGGTCGACGTGGCGTGGAACAGCGAGGTCGTCGACGTCCTCGGCGACGAGAAGGTCACCGGCCTCGTGCTGCGGGACACCGTCACCGGGGCGACCCGTGACCTCGCGGTGACCGGGGTCTTCGTGGCGATCGGTCACGACCCGCGATCGGAGCTGGTGCGCGGCCAGGTCGACACCGACGACGAGGGCTACGTGCTGGTCGAGGGTCGCTCGACGCGGACCAACCTCAGCGGCGTTTTCGCCTGTGGCGACCTCGTCGACCACACCTACCGCCAGGCGGTGACCGCGGCTGGCAGCGGCTGCGCGGCGGCGCTGGACGCCGAACGGTTCCTGGCGGCGCTCGACGGAGTGGCTGGCCTTGTCCCCGTCGGTGGACTCGCGCCCGTCGAGGGCGTGGGTGCGTCCGCCTGA
- the trxA gene encoding thioredoxin produces MGTAKAVTDETFDLDVLKSDKPVLVDFWAEWCGPCKMVAPVLEEIAAENADKLTIVKLNVDENPQTAAAYGITSIPTMIVYSGGQRVKQIVGAKPKAALLNDLSSFL; encoded by the coding sequence GTGGGCACAGCGAAGGCCGTCACCGACGAGACGTTCGACCTCGACGTCCTCAAGAGCGACAAGCCCGTGCTCGTCGACTTCTGGGCGGAGTGGTGCGGTCCTTGCAAGATGGTCGCCCCCGTCCTGGAGGAGATCGCCGCGGAGAACGCCGACAAGCTCACGATCGTGAAGCTCAACGTCGACGAGAACCCGCAGACCGCAGCTGCGTACGGCATCACCTCGATCCCGACGATGATCGTCTACTCGGGCGGTCAGCGGGTGAAGCAGATCGTCGGGGCCAAGCCCAAGGCTGCCCTGCTCAACGACCTGTCGTCCTTCCTGTAG
- a CDS encoding N-acetylmuramoyl-L-alanine amidase produces MAGTVVRRGQRGPAVAEVRDRLSRLGLVAADPAPLRDPDQALFDDTVDAAVRHFQQQRGITVDGIVGPQTFRRLEEARWRLGDRILSYAPGHLVSGDDVAGLQRRLADLGFDCGRVDGVFGPLTDASLREFQRGVGVDPDGTCGPATFKALDRLSRTVVGGEPDALRQAVALQDLRTGVRDKVVVLDPGHGGEDPGHHGHGLIEAVVVDEIAARVEGRLQAIGTQVLLTRARTGEVDAVMDEAARAHFANDTGADLVLSLHVDAAPNPAAHGVATFYFGDGLGRAYSVLGRTAAELVQDELVGRTDLLDCRSHAKSWDLLRLTRMPAVRLECGYVSHPGDAQRLADPGFVDAVAEGVAAAVVRFFAPQ; encoded by the coding sequence GTGGCCGGCACCGTCGTACGCCGGGGCCAGCGCGGGCCCGCCGTCGCCGAAGTGCGCGACCGGCTCTCGCGGCTCGGGCTGGTGGCAGCCGATCCGGCGCCGCTGCGTGATCCGGACCAGGCGCTGTTCGACGACACCGTGGACGCCGCGGTCCGCCACTTCCAGCAGCAGCGCGGCATCACCGTCGACGGGATCGTCGGTCCGCAGACGTTCCGCCGCCTCGAAGAGGCGCGCTGGCGGCTGGGCGACCGGATCCTGTCGTACGCGCCGGGGCATCTGGTCTCCGGCGACGACGTGGCCGGCCTGCAGCGGCGGCTGGCCGATCTCGGTTTCGACTGCGGCCGAGTCGACGGCGTGTTCGGGCCGCTGACGGATGCGTCGCTGCGGGAGTTCCAGCGCGGCGTCGGGGTGGACCCCGACGGGACGTGCGGCCCCGCGACGTTCAAGGCGCTGGACCGGCTGAGCCGCACCGTCGTCGGCGGTGAGCCGGATGCGCTGCGGCAGGCCGTCGCGCTGCAGGACCTGCGCACCGGGGTCCGTGACAAGGTCGTCGTGCTGGACCCCGGTCACGGCGGCGAGGACCCGGGTCACCACGGCCACGGCCTCATCGAGGCCGTGGTGGTGGACGAGATCGCCGCTCGGGTGGAGGGCCGGCTGCAGGCCATCGGTACCCAGGTGCTGCTCACGCGGGCCCGGACCGGCGAGGTCGACGCCGTCATGGACGAGGCGGCGCGCGCCCACTTCGCCAACGACACCGGCGCCGACCTGGTGCTGAGCCTGCACGTGGACGCCGCCCCGAACCCCGCCGCGCACGGCGTGGCGACCTTCTACTTCGGCGACGGCCTCGGCCGGGCGTACTCGGTGCTCGGCCGTACGGCGGCCGAACTGGTCCAGGACGAACTGGTCGGCCGGACCGACCTGCTGGACTGCCGCAGTCACGCCAAGTCGTGGGACCTGCTGCGGCTCACCCGGATGCCGGCGGTACGCCTGGAGTGCGGGTACGTGTCCCATCCCGGGGACGCCCAGCGGTTGGCCGATCCCGGCTTCGTCGACGCGGTGGCCGAGGGCGTCGCGGCCGCCGTCGTCCGCTTCTTCGCCCCCCAGTAG
- a CDS encoding PLP-dependent aminotransferase family protein — MAGGMPEPAGSRLDPWVHAYAARTRGMTASAIRALFSVANRPEVVSLAGGMPYVQALPLDALADMMSRLLRERGPVALQYCAGQGDEHLREQITEYVREVGVATHPDDVIVTVGSQMALDLVVRVFCDPGDVVLVEAPSYVGALGVFASYQCDVVHVPMDDEGLEPAALQAAIAATAAAGKRVKLLYTIPSYHNPAGVTQGPQRRRDILQIARAAGLLVVEDDPYGMLGFDGGVGDSWDGRVPRALRADDAEGVIYLGSFSKTIASGLRVGWAVAPHGVREKLVLAAEAAVLCPSNFSQLAVSEFLATQPWREQIKAYRELYRERRDALLESLAAQMPAGTTWTVPGGGFYSWVTLPEGLDATAMLPRAVANLVAYVPGTGFYADGQGRQSLRLSYCYPDPDRIREGVRRLATVVEAELVLAHTFGTGRGPAPGPGPASPAPDLA, encoded by the coding sequence ATGGCCGGCGGCATGCCGGAGCCCGCGGGCTCCCGGCTCGACCCCTGGGTGCACGCGTACGCCGCGCGGACCCGGGGGATGACCGCGTCGGCGATCCGTGCCCTCTTCTCGGTCGCCAACCGGCCCGAGGTGGTCTCGCTGGCCGGCGGCATGCCGTACGTGCAGGCTCTCCCGCTGGATGCCCTGGCCGACATGATGTCCCGGCTGCTGCGCGAGCGGGGCCCGGTCGCGCTGCAGTACTGCGCCGGCCAGGGTGACGAGCACCTGCGCGAGCAGATCACCGAGTACGTCCGGGAGGTCGGTGTCGCCACCCATCCCGACGACGTCATCGTGACCGTGGGGTCGCAGATGGCGCTCGATCTGGTGGTCCGGGTGTTCTGCGACCCGGGCGACGTGGTGCTCGTCGAGGCGCCGTCGTACGTCGGCGCGCTGGGCGTCTTCGCCTCGTACCAGTGCGACGTCGTCCACGTCCCGATGGACGACGAGGGCCTGGAACCGGCTGCGCTGCAGGCGGCGATCGCTGCGACTGCCGCCGCCGGCAAACGGGTCAAACTGCTCTACACGATCCCGTCGTACCACAATCCCGCGGGCGTGACGCAAGGACCGCAGCGACGCCGCGACATCCTGCAGATCGCCCGTGCCGCAGGTCTTCTGGTGGTCGAGGACGATCCGTACGGCATGCTCGGATTCGACGGCGGCGTCGGGGACAGCTGGGACGGCCGGGTTCCGCGAGCGCTACGGGCCGACGACGCCGAGGGTGTGATCTATCTCGGCTCCTTCTCCAAGACGATCGCGTCGGGCCTGCGGGTGGGCTGGGCGGTTGCACCGCACGGGGTCCGCGAGAAGCTCGTGCTGGCAGCCGAGGCCGCGGTGCTGTGCCCGTCGAACTTCTCCCAACTGGCGGTGTCGGAGTTCTTGGCGACCCAGCCGTGGCGGGAACAGATCAAGGCGTATCGCGAGCTCTACCGCGAGCGCCGCGACGCGCTGCTGGAATCCCTTGCCGCGCAGATGCCGGCCGGGACGACGTGGACGGTGCCCGGCGGCGGGTTCTATTCGTGGGTCACGTTGCCCGAGGGTCTCGACGCGACGGCCATGCTGCCGCGCGCGGTGGCCAACCTCGTCGCGTACGTCCCGGGCACCGGCTTCTACGCCGACGGGCAGGGCCGGCAGTCACTGCGGTTGTCCTACTGCTACCCGGACCCGGACCGGATCCGCGAAGGCGTACGGCGGCTGGCGACGGTCGTCGAGGCCGAACTGGTCCTCGCGCACACGTTCGGCACCGGCCGGGGTCCGGCCCCGGGCCCCGGCCCGGCCTCGCCTGCTCCCGACCTCGCCTAG
- a CDS encoding D-alanine--D-alanine ligase encodes MTILVLAGGLSPERDVSIRSGRRVADALRAAGVDTVERDVDASLLAELVAFRPRAVIPLLHGAAGEDGALRDVLESLDLAYVGSRAQACRLAFDKPVAKTLIRRAGGRTPDAVALPHATFRDLGAPALLEALVRRIGLPLVVKPTKGGSALGAAVVRTAAELPAAMVGAFAYGDVALVEQFIAGTELAVSVLDNGSGPVALAPVEVVPDGGFYDYAARYTAGTTEFFVPGRLPEAVLAQAAEVAVLAHTTLGLRDWSRSDVVVDAAGDVWFLEVNVAPGMTETSTYPLALGGSGRDVGAVMAALVERAVARLP; translated from the coding sequence ATGACCATCCTTGTCCTGGCCGGCGGGCTGTCGCCGGAACGCGACGTGTCGATCCGGTCCGGACGGCGGGTGGCCGACGCGCTGCGCGCGGCCGGAGTCGACACCGTCGAACGTGACGTCGACGCCTCGTTGCTGGCCGAACTGGTCGCGTTCCGTCCCCGCGCCGTGATCCCCCTGCTGCACGGTGCCGCCGGCGAGGACGGCGCGCTGCGCGACGTCCTGGAGTCCCTCGACCTGGCCTACGTCGGCTCCCGGGCGCAGGCCTGCCGGCTGGCGTTCGACAAGCCGGTGGCCAAGACGCTGATCCGGCGCGCCGGCGGCCGCACCCCCGACGCGGTCGCCTTGCCGCACGCGACGTTTCGTGACCTCGGGGCGCCTGCCCTGTTGGAGGCCCTGGTACGCCGGATCGGCCTGCCGCTGGTGGTGAAGCCGACCAAGGGCGGCTCGGCCCTGGGAGCCGCGGTGGTCCGGACCGCCGCGGAACTGCCGGCGGCCATGGTCGGGGCGTTCGCGTACGGCGACGTCGCGTTGGTCGAACAGTTCATCGCCGGCACGGAACTGGCGGTGTCGGTGCTCGACAACGGCTCCGGGCCGGTCGCGCTCGCACCGGTGGAGGTCGTGCCCGACGGCGGCTTCTACGACTACGCCGCCCGCTACACCGCCGGCACCACGGAGTTCTTCGTGCCCGGTCGGTTGCCGGAAGCCGTTCTGGCACAGGCGGCCGAGGTCGCCGTGCTGGCCCACACCACGCTCGGCCTGCGGGACTGGTCGCGCAGCGACGTGGTCGTCGACGCCGCCGGTGACGTCTGGTTCCTCGAGGTGAACGTGGCACCGGGCATGACCGAGACCTCGACCTATCCGCTCGCGCTCGGCGGCTCAGGCCGCGACGTCGGCGCCGTCATGGCCGCCCTGGTCGAGCGCGCTGTCGCCCGGCTGCCCTGA
- a CDS encoding deoxyribodipyrimidine photo-lyase → MTVDIVLLTRDLRLHDNPSLAAAATDQVVPLYVLDPAAQRSEFRSRFLADCLHDLDDALRKRGSRLVIRRGDTVDQVGRVAEQVGAATVHLAADASSFARRRERRLAAELGGQRRELRLHPGVHTVVEPGAVVPSGSDHYAVYTPYWRRWSEQPYRPQAAVPHRLSTPEVVSEALPERDPLDGFAGGETAGRARLTRWLSHGLAEYGEQRDILAANGTSRLSAYLHFGCLSATEVTTRAAERGAAAEDFLRQLAWRDFHYQLLARDPRLAWRDYRPRPAGLPSPGPAGGDAVPAWRDGLTGYPLVDAGMRQLLGEGWMHNRARMVTASFLTKTLGVPWQGGAAHFFRYLLDGDIANNALNWQWVAGTGTDSRPNRRLSAVRQGERFDADGEYVRRWVPELSDVPARYVHQPWRLPDADRPGDYPPPIVEPPSSR, encoded by the coding sequence GTGACGGTCGACATCGTGCTGTTGACCCGCGATCTGCGGTTGCACGACAACCCGTCGCTGGCCGCTGCGGCGACCGATCAGGTCGTCCCGCTGTACGTGCTGGATCCGGCAGCGCAGCGCAGCGAGTTCCGCAGCCGTTTCCTGGCCGACTGCCTGCACGATCTCGACGACGCGCTGCGCAAGCGGGGCAGCCGGCTGGTGATCCGCCGCGGCGACACCGTCGACCAGGTCGGCCGGGTTGCCGAACAGGTCGGCGCGGCCACGGTGCACCTGGCGGCCGACGCGAGTTCCTTCGCCCGGCGGCGGGAACGGCGCCTGGCCGCCGAGTTGGGCGGGCAACGGCGGGAACTTCGGCTGCATCCGGGTGTCCATACCGTGGTCGAGCCGGGCGCCGTCGTGCCCTCGGGATCGGACCACTACGCGGTCTACACGCCGTACTGGCGCCGCTGGTCCGAGCAGCCGTACCGACCGCAAGCGGCGGTGCCGCACCGCCTCAGCACCCCCGAGGTGGTCTCCGAAGCCCTGCCGGAGCGTGACCCGCTCGACGGATTCGCCGGCGGGGAGACCGCGGGCCGCGCCCGGCTCACCCGATGGCTGTCGCACGGCCTGGCCGAGTACGGCGAGCAGCGCGACATCCTCGCGGCGAACGGGACGTCGCGGTTGTCGGCGTACCTGCACTTCGGCTGCCTGTCGGCGACCGAGGTGACGACCCGGGCCGCCGAGCGCGGCGCGGCGGCCGAGGACTTCCTGCGGCAGCTGGCCTGGCGCGACTTCCACTACCAGCTGCTGGCCCGGGACCCCCGGCTCGCCTGGCGCGACTACCGGCCGCGCCCGGCCGGCCTGCCCTCGCCCGGGCCAGCCGGAGGCGACGCCGTACCGGCCTGGCGGGATGGGCTGACCGGATACCCGTTGGTGGACGCCGGGATGCGGCAGCTGCTAGGCGAGGGCTGGATGCACAACCGGGCCCGGATGGTCACCGCCAGCTTCCTGACCAAGACGTTGGGCGTGCCGTGGCAGGGGGGCGCCGCGCACTTCTTCCGGTACCTCCTCGACGGCGACATCGCGAACAACGCACTGAACTGGCAGTGGGTCGCCGGTACCGGGACGGACTCGCGCCCGAACCGGCGACTGAGCGCCGTACGGCAAGGCGAACGTTTCGATGCCGACGGCGAGTACGTCCGGCGGTGGGTTCCCGAACTGTCCGACGTCCCGGCCCGGTACGTCCACCAGCCGTGGCGACTGCCGGATGCCGACCGCCCCGGCGACTACCCGCCGCCGATCGTCGAACCACCGTCGAGTCGATGA
- a CDS encoding winged helix DNA-binding domain-containing protein — MTRSLLAQRLTAQLLAGRPARRVTDVVRRLLAVQAQDPRGMRLAVRARSSGLTAADVDRALTEDRSVVVTTLNRGTLHLVLAEDYWWLHPLTTPQLSVGNLRRLAQEQVGPDEADRGVEVVEQTLAANGPMTRAQLREALAAAGIRVVGQALPHLLLLATIRGLVVRGPLLGTEHAFVLVRDWLGRPPAPVEPEVALAELARRYLAGHGPADAADLARWAGITLGNARRGLAAVRTTPWEGSGLLRLPGHPGAAELPPPRLLGSFDPSLLGWVSRETIVGAHQGIVTDNGLFRPFAMVDGRAVAVWSLTGSRLAVRPLEPIDPEVNAALDADGREVLRFLGRDVDLPAD; from the coding sequence ATGACGAGATCCCTGCTCGCGCAACGGCTCACCGCGCAGTTGCTCGCCGGGCGGCCGGCACGGCGGGTGACCGACGTCGTACGGCGGCTGCTGGCGGTCCAGGCGCAGGATCCCCGCGGTATGCGACTGGCCGTCCGCGCCCGTAGTTCCGGGCTCACCGCGGCGGACGTGGACCGGGCACTGACCGAGGACCGGTCGGTGGTCGTCACGACACTGAACCGCGGCACGCTGCACCTCGTCCTCGCCGAGGACTACTGGTGGCTGCACCCGTTGACGACGCCGCAGTTGTCGGTGGGCAATCTGCGGCGGCTGGCTCAGGAACAGGTCGGTCCGGACGAGGCCGACCGCGGGGTCGAGGTCGTCGAGCAGACGCTCGCCGCCAACGGCCCGATGACGCGGGCGCAGCTCCGGGAAGCTCTTGCCGCAGCGGGGATCCGGGTGGTCGGCCAGGCGTTGCCGCACCTGCTGCTGCTGGCCACGATCCGCGGGTTGGTCGTCCGCGGTCCGCTGCTTGGCACCGAGCACGCGTTCGTGCTGGTACGCGACTGGCTGGGCCGGCCACCGGCGCCGGTCGAGCCGGAGGTGGCGCTGGCCGAGCTGGCGCGGCGCTACCTGGCCGGTCACGGGCCCGCCGACGCCGCCGACCTCGCGCGGTGGGCCGGGATCACGCTGGGAAACGCTCGCCGCGGCCTGGCCGCGGTCCGCACGACACCGTGGGAAGGCAGCGGCCTGCTCCGGCTGCCGGGGCATCCAGGCGCGGCGGAGCTGCCGCCGCCCCGGCTGCTCGGTTCCTTCGACCCGTCCCTGCTCGGCTGGGTGTCACGGGAGACGATCGTCGGTGCGCACCAAGGAATCGTGACCGACAACGGGCTCTTCCGGCCGTTCGCGATGGTGGACGGCCGGGCGGTCGCGGTCTGGTCCCTCACCGGTTCGCGGCTCGCCGTACGACCGCTGGAGCCGATCGACCCCGAGGTGAACGCGGCGCTGGACGCCGACGGTCGCGAGGTACTGCGGTTCCTCGGCCGCGACGTGGACCTACCGGCAGACTGA
- a CDS encoding class I SAM-dependent methyltransferase, which translates to MATDDTDPAAHWDNRYAERDRIWSGRPNAALVATITGIPPGRALDLGCGEGGDGIWLAEQGWRVIGVDVSGTAISRAAAAAAARGIGDDRITWVTTDLSTWDPPESYDLVSACFFHSTIDLPRTAILRRAAAAVRPGGLLLVVGHAEVPPWSRHRDHGHETLLGPAAELAALDLTPGGWETVVNEVRSREATAPDGERAVLSDAVTLVRRR; encoded by the coding sequence ATGGCGACAGACGACACTGATCCGGCCGCCCACTGGGACAACCGGTACGCCGAACGCGACCGCATCTGGTCCGGCCGGCCGAACGCCGCGCTGGTCGCGACGATCACGGGGATTCCGCCGGGACGGGCACTGGATCTGGGCTGCGGCGAGGGCGGCGACGGCATCTGGCTGGCCGAACAGGGCTGGCGGGTCATCGGCGTCGACGTGTCCGGTACGGCGATCAGCCGGGCGGCCGCGGCCGCCGCGGCCCGCGGCATCGGCGACGACCGGATCACCTGGGTGACAACGGATCTGAGCACGTGGGATCCGCCGGAGAGCTACGACCTGGTGTCCGCCTGCTTCTTCCACTCCACCATCGACCTGCCGCGCACAGCGATCCTGCGGCGCGCGGCGGCCGCGGTGAGACCGGGCGGACTGCTGCTCGTCGTCGGCCACGCCGAGGTCCCGCCGTGGTCGCGGCACCGCGACCACGGGCACGAGACGCTGCTGGGACCTGCGGCCGAACTCGCGGCGCTCGACCTGACACCCGGGGGCTGGGAGACGGTGGTGAACGAAGTCCGCAGCCGGGAGGCGACCGCGCCCGATGGCGAGCGGGCCGTCCTGAGCGATGCGGTCACGCTCGTGCGGCGTCGCTGA